CCACCTTCAATTCATtaacaccaccatcaacagctcCGCCGCCACCACCGGCACCACCTCTGCTGAAtctaaataaaaacataaaaagaatctAAATACATAAAACACTGAAATCAAAAATCACTTGATTCCACCCCTCcctaacaagaaatcctaattGTTCTTCATTTTGCTCTCAGTCTCACAGTTCATGTTTAGAGAAGAAAGACTCGATAATCTCGAAAGGTTTTCCCCCGAATTAGTGTGTGATTTTGACCATTAGTCAAGAGTATGACACGTGTATGCTACAAGCTTTACGCCGTTGGATTGAATTAAGACAccaataaatatattttcattataCCGTGCAAGTGAGTTGTACAAAAATGGATGGGAAGTGGGAACCCATAGCCCAAACCTTAGGTATTCCTaattattcacttcttcttcgGTATGTaggctttttttttcttccattggaAGAACACATCATGTTATAAAATAAAGTTTTCGATACCCCTTTTAAAAAAGTTACTatcatttttttagttttttatatttttaagctAAAATAAAAAGCGATAATATTTCCTTTTCATAAACAAAAGTACtataaaatcaaaaatttaaaagGTTTATCACCAATATATGTAAACGTGTGTTATAGGGATTACCATCGTCACCGCCGTCATTACCATCATCTTTGCCGCCGCTACCACAATGTCATGCCATTATGGCACGAATTATCCATTAATCGCAACCGCCACTACCATTATCGTCGCCGCACCAATGACATGCCATTATGGCACAAATTTTCTACTTGAGTAAAAATCATGGATTGTTGAATACAATTATAATGAAACGGCAGAGCAAGTGTACCGTTCATGTGCATTGCCATTACTTACATCTACGACGCCTAAAGCAAGCAAGCAACAAATTCTCAAAGTACATAAGATCGCGCACACCCCATGTGCTTCCGGGTTTTAAATACGGATCGACAAGTGCATTGCACATACGTCTTTGCTAGTCTTACTATAATTAAGAAAAGGGGTCTTTTTGGTGGTCATGCGCACCTGAAAAGTCCAACATACCCCTACATATCTTCACATATCTCTATCTCCTGTCCGTATAATCTCGATGACAGTCTAACCTAAGAAaaacgaaagaaaaaaaagagctcTCTTCCTTGCATAAAATACGCTGTGGATAATCATGATTCACTTTTTCTTCGAGGTGGGCGACTGTTGCAACAATACGCTGTGGATAATTGGGTTAAACTTGACTCCGCCAGACTCAGATGGGTTACAGGTCCTCAGAAGCAAAAAGGGCGGAAATCTACGAAGGACTACAATATGCACAAAGAGATGGAGAAACCAGCGTAGGTAAGTTACAAATAGAATACATATGTGCAATATGTTTTTTTTCCTAACTCAAAGCTCTAGAATCCACTTTAGTTTTAAAAGAAAGCAAAACAATTGGTATGGTTCTATTTTTATATCCTAAGTACATCAAACATGCATGAATTTTTGATACGTTTTTTTGTCTCAATAGACGAACTAGGCAAGAAGATAGTACTACCTTCTTCATACATTGGTGGGCCACGTGATATGTACCAGCGATACCAAGATGCGATGGCATTAGTACAGAAATATGGGAAGCCTGATATATTTCTTACAATGACTTGCAATCCACCCTGGCCCGAGATTGTAACTAATTTACGTCCTTGTCAATCTGCATCAGATAGACCTGATTTAACAACTAGAGTATTCTGCGTTAAATTTGAAGAGCTGAAAGAAGATATATTTAACAAGAATGTACTGGGAAGAGTAGCTGCTCATGTTCACGTTATTGAGTTTCAGAAAAGAGGTCTACCTCATGTCCATATGTTGATCATATTGGAAAAAGAAGACAAGTTACAAAGTCCTGATGATTATGGTCGTATAGTTAGAGCAGAAATCCCTGATAAGAAGAAAGAGCCCGAATTATATAAGTGTGTGAAAAAATGGATGATTCATGGTCCGTGTGGCAGCAAGTGCATGAGGAAAAGGAAGTGCAAGAGAGGGTTTCCGAAACAATTTTCTGAATGTACCGTGCA
This genomic stretch from Papaver somniferum cultivar HN1 chromosome 5, ASM357369v1, whole genome shotgun sequence harbors:
- the LOC113279821 gene encoding uncharacterized protein LOC113279821, encoding MGYRSSEAKRAEIYEGLQYAQRDGETSVDELGKKIVLPSSYIGGPRDMYQRYQDAMALVQKYGKPDIFLTMTCNPPWPEIVTNLRPCQSASDRPDLTTRVFCVKFEELKEDIFNKNVLGRVAAHVHVIEFQKRGLPHVHMLIILEKEDKLQSPDDYGRIVRAEIPDKKKEPELYKCVKKWMIHGPCGSKCMRKRKCKRGFPKQFSECTVQGKDAYPVYQRRDDGNTIQMSKKFIADNRFVVPYNPWLLQKYDCHINLEVCFTVQSVKYLYKYVYKGPDCIYFRVQPVQPESENNEVTRYINARWVCAQEEMWRIYRFAMNKMYPSVQRLHLHLPTQNSVMLYEHQTVDEVLANENNSKTLLTEYFVTNSCDPMARRWLYREFPEHYTWDKAIKK